ACGGCGGCCTCGGCCAGGATGATGGCCGCGGTGATCACCCCCTGACCGCCGGAACCGGAAAAAACGAGTCGTGTCCTTTTTCTCATTGTGCACCTCCCATGGCGGTGGCCATCAGCTTGGCGTACTCCTCGCAGTATTCGCCGCGTGTTTCCTCAACAAAGATCCCCCGGGGAATCAGATCGGGATTGTTCTCCAGGGCCTTGGAACCCAGCTTGGCGGTGGTGTCCTTGTAGATCTCCAGCATATCGGGAGCCTCGCCTTCCTTGTTCTTGCGGCCGTAATGAGTGGGGCACTGGGAGAGGATTTCCACCACGGAAAAGCCCTTGTGCATGATCGCCTTCTTCAGATATTCCGTGGATTCCCGGGCATGATAGGTGGTTGAGCGGGCCACAAAGGAGGCGCCCGCCGCCTTGGCCAGCTTGACCACGTCGAACTCCTGGTCGATGGTGAGATACGGAGCGGTGGTAGCCTTCTTGCCGCAGCCTGACAGCGGTGAAAACTGGCCGCCGGTCATGCCGTAGATGCGGTTGTTCATGACAATGGCGGTCATGTCGATGTTGCGTCTGGCCGCATG
This genomic interval from Desulfopila inferna contains the following:
- a CDS encoding 2-oxoacid:ferredoxin oxidoreductase subunit beta, with amino-acid sequence MAVQDYLRERFFPHMWCPGCGHGIVLNSLLRAVEALELDKNDIVMTSGIGCSARISGYVDFHSLHTLHGRALAFATGVKLSKPALTLLVPMGDGDALAIGGNHFIHAARRNIDMTAIVMNNRIYGMTGGQFSPLSGCGKKATTAPYLTIDQEFDVVKLAKAAGASFVARSTTYHARESTEYLKKAIMHKGFSVVEILSQCPTHYGRKNKEGEAPDMLEIYKDTTAKLGSKALENNPDLIPRGIFVEETRGEYCEEYAKLMATAMGGAQ